A genomic region of Devosia ginsengisoli contains the following coding sequences:
- a CDS encoding carbohydrate ABC transporter permease: protein MAQTRLDRNEQINGWAFVMPALVLLGIFMIYPILWSLWMSFQVGRGNNFSFGGLANIQRLANDALLVQALTNTIIFFIIQVPIMIVLALLFAVALNDATLRFRGLFRTILFLPCVTSLIAYSSLFKSMFSNDGIINQALMSLHLVSAPIPWLTDPFWAKVVIISAITWRWTGYNMIFYLAALQNVDKSIYEAARIDGIPAWARFWNITVPMLKPVILFTTILSTIGTLQLFDEINNITQGGPGNGTMTLSMYIYNLTFRMMPSFGYSATVSWVIVAIVAVLSIIQFMIARDRRRGA from the coding sequence ATGGCGCAGACCCGTTTGGACCGTAACGAGCAGATCAACGGCTGGGCATTCGTGATGCCGGCTTTGGTGCTGCTCGGCATCTTCATGATCTATCCCATCCTGTGGTCGCTCTGGATGAGCTTCCAGGTGGGGCGCGGCAACAATTTCTCCTTCGGGGGCCTGGCCAATATCCAGCGGCTGGCCAATGACGCCCTGCTGGTGCAGGCGCTGACCAACACCATCATCTTCTTCATCATCCAGGTACCGATCATGATCGTTCTGGCGCTGCTGTTCGCAGTGGCGCTCAACGACGCGACCCTGCGCTTCCGCGGCCTGTTCCGGACCATCCTGTTCCTGCCCTGCGTGACCTCGCTGATCGCCTACTCCAGCCTGTTCAAGTCGATGTTTTCCAATGACGGCATCATCAACCAGGCCCTCATGTCGCTGCATCTGGTCAGCGCGCCCATTCCGTGGCTCACCGATCCGTTCTGGGCCAAGGTGGTCATCATCTCCGCCATCACCTGGCGGTGGACCGGCTACAACATGATCTTCTACCTGGCGGCGCTGCAGAACGTCGACAAATCGATCTATGAAGCCGCCCGCATCGACGGCATTCCGGCCTGGGCGCGGTTCTGGAACATCACGGTGCCGATGCTGAAGCCGGTGATCCTGTTCACCACGATCCTGTCGACCATCGGCACGCTGCAGTTGTTCGACGAGATCAACAACATCACGCAGGGCGGGCCGGGCAACGGCACGATGACCCTGTCGATGTATATCTACAACCTCACCTTCCGCATGATGCCCAGCTTCGGCTATTCGGCCACGGTCTCCTGGGTCATCGTCGCCATTGTCGCCGTGCTCAGCATCATCCAGTTCATGATCGCGCGCGACCGCAGGAGGGGGGCATGA
- a CDS encoding carbohydrate ABC transporter permease codes for MSLYMLRRAGVYLFLSLAAFLSVFPFFWMAVGATNKSTDIITGKMTPGSNLVVNFQTLLSQVDLWRVFGNSFLIAIVSTILTLAVSSLAGYGFEIFRSRVRERIFQLLLLFLSIPFAALMVPLFVMISRAQLTNTFTAVILPTIASIFILFYFRQATKAFPGELRDAARVDGLKEWQIFLFVYLPTMRSTYAAATIIVFMNAWNNYLWPLIVLQTPENKTITLVISALTAAYTPDYGVILLTTVLATLPTLVIFFVLQRQFVQGMLGAVK; via the coding sequence ATGAGCCTTTACATGCTGCGGCGGGCGGGGGTCTATCTGTTCCTGTCGCTGGCCGCCTTCCTGTCGGTTTTTCCCTTCTTCTGGATGGCGGTTGGCGCCACCAACAAGTCGACCGATATCATCACCGGCAAGATGACTCCGGGCAGCAATCTTGTGGTCAATTTCCAGACCCTGCTGTCGCAGGTCGATCTCTGGCGCGTCTTCGGGAACTCGTTCCTGATCGCCATCGTGTCGACCATCCTGACACTCGCCGTCTCATCGCTGGCCGGCTACGGCTTCGAGATTTTCCGCTCGCGGGTGCGCGAACGGATCTTCCAGCTCCTGCTGCTATTCCTGTCGATCCCGTTTGCCGCGCTGATGGTGCCCCTCTTCGTCATGATCTCGCGGGCGCAGCTGACCAACACCTTCACCGCGGTCATCCTGCCCACCATCGCGTCGATCTTCATCCTGTTCTACTTCCGCCAGGCGACGAAGGCCTTTCCGGGCGAGTTGCGCGATGCGGCGCGGGTCGACGGGCTCAAGGAATGGCAGATTTTCCTCTTCGTCTACCTGCCGACCATGCGCTCCACCTATGCGGCAGCCACGATCATCGTGTTCATGAACGCCTGGAACAACTATCTCTGGCCGCTCATCGTGCTGCAGACGCCGGAAAACAAGACCATCACGCTGGTGATCTCGGCGCTCACGGCTGCCTACACACCCGATTACGGCGTCATCCTGCTGACGACCGTACTCGCAACGCTTCCAACCCTCGTCATTTTCTTCGTCCTGCAGCGCCAGTTCGTTCAGGGCATGCTGGGGGCCGTCAAATGA
- a CDS encoding CHASE2 domain-containing protein, whose protein sequence is MLTRRLAALLFGAAVVIALILLRAADPYAVRVARETTFDTFQQIRPRPEPLDLPVRIVDIDEASLAAVGQWPWSRRDMATIASRLTELGAAAIAFDILFSEPDRLSPAIGGNGADYDAQFAAALATGPSVLVMSRAVAGSAPPPPKAGFAMTGADVLPSLPALDSVAAPLPVLTQAATGLGVASLDREGAGVARRLPLLWSNGAAPLPTLAVEALRVAQNASTLVVLGDSAGAGTVNGLRIGQFEVPTGPSGDMWLYYRDLPETTYVPAARLLGADYAELAPMLSGHIVLVGASAAGLLDIRASALGEAVPGVSIHLQALEQMLTGTFLQRADWVGGLELLIIAVMGLAVVLVLLLTGPLVGLLFSLAIAAVATAGSWLAFSQFGILLDPSFALFAALVTYAAMAFFRFAVTDADKRRIRRAFAHYVEPALLIQIEANAGLLKLGGDVREMTVMFSDVRNFTALSERTAPAELVAMLNRLFAGLGAAIVAHHGTIDKFMGDAIMAFWNAPVDVPRHARHACEAALDMRAALRALNAQQAEPVAIGIGISTGPALVGNMGFEARFDYSCIGDTVNVASRLEGACRRVGYDILVTAETRAAAPELAFLAAGSVVLKGISQPEPIHLLVGDAALAESDAFQALATAHDALLAAWVDGADAGALVERCRDLAAAIDTRLVEFYDAGLTRSEDFRTAQPANA, encoded by the coding sequence ATGCTGACGCGGCGGCTGGCGGCACTGTTGTTTGGCGCCGCAGTCGTCATTGCGCTGATCCTGCTGCGCGCCGCCGATCCCTATGCCGTGCGCGTGGCGCGCGAAACCACCTTCGATACCTTCCAGCAGATCAGGCCGCGCCCCGAACCGCTGGACCTGCCGGTTCGCATCGTCGATATCGACGAGGCCTCGCTGGCCGCCGTGGGGCAATGGCCATGGTCGCGGCGCGATATGGCGACGATTGCCAGCCGGCTGACCGAACTGGGCGCTGCCGCCATCGCCTTCGATATCCTGTTTTCCGAACCCGACCGGCTGTCGCCCGCCATCGGGGGCAACGGCGCCGATTACGATGCCCAATTCGCCGCAGCGCTGGCGACGGGACCATCGGTCCTGGTGATGAGCCGGGCAGTGGCCGGCAGCGCACCGCCACCGCCCAAGGCCGGCTTTGCCATGACCGGCGCGGATGTGCTGCCCAGCCTGCCGGCGCTTGACAGCGTGGCTGCGCCGCTGCCGGTACTGACCCAGGCTGCCACCGGGCTCGGCGTGGCGAGCCTCGACCGCGAAGGGGCCGGCGTGGCGCGACGCCTGCCACTGCTCTGGTCCAACGGCGCGGCGCCATTGCCGACCCTGGCCGTGGAGGCTCTGCGCGTGGCGCAGAACGCTTCCACCTTGGTCGTGCTGGGCGATTCCGCCGGGGCAGGGACGGTCAATGGCCTACGCATAGGCCAGTTCGAAGTGCCGACCGGCCCCAGCGGCGATATGTGGCTCTACTATCGCGACCTGCCTGAAACGACCTATGTGCCGGCTGCGCGGCTGCTGGGCGCGGATTATGCCGAACTGGCCCCCATGCTGTCAGGCCATATCGTGCTGGTCGGGGCCTCGGCCGCCGGCCTGCTCGATATCCGCGCCAGCGCATTGGGTGAGGCCGTGCCCGGCGTTTCCATCCACCTGCAGGCGCTGGAGCAGATGCTGACCGGCACCTTCCTGCAGCGGGCCGACTGGGTCGGCGGGCTGGAATTGCTGATCATCGCCGTGATGGGCCTGGCCGTGGTGCTGGTCCTACTGCTGACCGGCCCACTGGTGGGATTGCTGTTTTCACTGGCGATTGCCGCCGTGGCGACGGCCGGAAGCTGGCTGGCCTTCAGCCAGTTCGGCATCCTGCTCGACCCCAGCTTCGCCCTGTTTGCGGCCCTGGTGACCTATGCTGCCATGGCCTTTTTCCGCTTCGCCGTGACCGACGCCGACAAGCGCCGCATCCGCCGGGCCTTTGCCCATTATGTCGAGCCGGCTCTGCTGATCCAGATCGAGGCCAATGCGGGCCTGCTCAAGCTGGGCGGCGATGTGCGCGAAATGACGGTGATGTTTTCCGACGTGCGCAATTTCACCGCCCTCAGCGAGCGCACTGCGCCGGCCGAACTGGTCGCCATGCTCAATCGCCTGTTTGCCGGGCTCGGCGCGGCCATCGTCGCCCATCACGGCACGATCGACAAATTCATGGGCGACGCCATCATGGCCTTCTGGAACGCCCCGGTCGACGTGCCGCGCCACGCCCGCCACGCCTGCGAGGCGGCTTTGGACATGCGGGCGGCCCTGCGCGCCCTCAATGCGCAACAGGCCGAGCCTGTCGCCATCGGCATCGGCATTTCCACCGGCCCGGCTCTGGTGGGCAATATGGGTTTCGAAGCCCGCTTCGACTATTCCTGCATTGGCGACACCGTGAATGTGGCCAGCCGGCTGGAAGGTGCCTGTCGGCGCGTCGGCTACGACATTCTCGTCACCGCGGAAACCCGCGCCGCCGCACCGGAACTGGCCTTTCTGGCCGCCGGCTCCGTCGTGCTCAAGGGCATCAGCCAGCCCGAGCCGATCCACCTGCTGGTGGGCGATGCGGCTCTGGCGGAGTCCGACGCATTCCAGGCGCTGGCCACCGCGCATGACGCCCTGCTGGCGGCCTGGGTCGACGGCGCAGATGCGGGTGCCTTGGTGGAACGCTGCCGCGACCTGGCAGCGGCCATCGATACCAGGCTCGTCGAATTCTACGACGCCGGCCTCACGCGCAGCGAAGACTTCCGCACAGCGCAGCCCGCCAACGCCTGA
- a CDS encoding glutathione synthetase, producing MRIAFFVNSIKGETVNYSTTHLALAALSRGHDICYLTPGDFVLRPDDSLLVRALTLPASNYKKAETLFKDLQGKETKVETLDVSEIDILLLRNDPSEDSADRPWAAQVGAIFGRLAAARGVIVLNDPDGLARAQNKLYFQDFPASVRPETLIAKSLDEIRSFIEQQKKGVILKPLQGSGGKNVFKIASPKESNIKQIFEAVSEEGYLIAQSFMPEASEGDVRFFLMNGVPLQREGKFAAFRRAPAKGEIRSNIHAGGSAVPIEVNKTMLDIAETVRPKLVQDGMFLVGLDIVGDKLLEINVFTPGGLNNLSQMYEVDFPMSVIEALEQKVEIKKGYRGALSNRELATL from the coding sequence ATGCGCATTGCGTTTTTTGTCAATTCCATCAAAGGCGAAACGGTCAATTACTCGACCACCCACCTGGCGCTGGCTGCGCTCAGCCGGGGCCACGATATCTGCTACCTAACCCCCGGCGATTTCGTGCTGCGGCCGGATGACAGCCTGCTGGTGCGGGCATTGACCCTGCCGGCGAGCAATTACAAGAAGGCCGAAACCCTGTTCAAGGACCTGCAGGGCAAGGAGACCAAGGTGGAAACGCTCGACGTTTCCGAGATCGACATCCTGCTCCTGCGCAACGACCCGTCCGAGGACTCGGCCGACCGGCCCTGGGCCGCCCAGGTCGGGGCGATCTTCGGTCGCCTGGCCGCAGCGCGCGGCGTCATCGTGCTCAACGACCCCGATGGCCTCGCCCGCGCGCAGAACAAGCTCTATTTCCAGGATTTTCCTGCCTCTGTGCGCCCCGAGACCCTGATCGCCAAAAGCCTCGATGAAATCCGCAGCTTCATCGAGCAGCAGAAAAAGGGCGTCATCCTCAAGCCCCTGCAGGGCTCTGGCGGCAAGAACGTGTTCAAGATCGCCTCGCCCAAGGAATCCAACATCAAGCAGATTTTCGAGGCGGTGAGCGAGGAGGGTTACCTGATCGCCCAGAGCTTCATGCCCGAGGCATCGGAAGGCGACGTGCGCTTCTTTCTGATGAATGGCGTTCCCCTGCAGCGCGAGGGCAAGTTCGCCGCCTTCCGCCGCGCCCCCGCCAAGGGCGAAATTCGCTCCAATATCCATGCCGGCGGCAGCGCCGTACCCATCGAGGTCAACAAGACCATGCTTGATATCGCCGAAACCGTGCGGCCCAAGCTGGTGCAGGACGGCATGTTCCTTGTCGGGCTGGATATCGTCGGCGACAAACTGCTGGAGATCAACGTCTTCACGCCGGGCGGCCTCAACAATCTCAGCCAGATGTACGAGGTCGATTTCCCCATGAGCGTCATCGAAGCGCTTGAACAGAAGGTTGAAATCAAGAAGGGCTATCGCGGCGCGCTGAGCAACCGCGAACTGGCGACGCTGTAA
- a CDS encoding ABC transporter substrate-binding protein, translating to MSRNVMRWTRTLAIALTGISMASVAAAAAELTVWCWDPNFNIPAMADAGARYTAAHPDTTFNINNVSQDEINQKLQTQLLAGVSDGLPDIVLIQDDNIQRFLQSFPGSFVPLSDSIDMSKFASYKVAAATYEGKSYSLPFDSGVTGLFYRSDYLEEAGYKPEDVQDITWNRLIEIGKDVLEKTGHQLIDMDYNDDGQIIMMMQSTGQWYLKDGNEPNIIDNPALKASLETFQEMAQSGLIKPVSDWTGYTGAFTSGEVAMVPQGVWITGTIKSMPDQAGKWRVAPLPALDGVDGATHYSNNGGSSWYVLASSQHQEEAIDFLKTVWAEDVDFYQGILVNQGAVGSLLAAREGDAYKASDPFFNDEPVWQNFSDWLAQVPAVDYGTFTPEARLAVRAQPNIANGGDIDQALQAIDAQLRQQMQ from the coding sequence ATGTCTCGCAATGTCATGCGGTGGACCCGCACGCTCGCTATCGCCCTCACCGGTATCAGCATGGCCAGCGTCGCCGCTGCCGCCGCCGAACTGACGGTCTGGTGCTGGGACCCCAATTTCAACATTCCCGCCATGGCCGATGCCGGCGCGCGCTACACCGCAGCGCACCCGGACACGACCTTCAACATCAACAATGTCAGCCAGGACGAGATCAACCAGAAGCTGCAGACCCAGTTGCTGGCCGGCGTTTCCGATGGCCTGCCCGATATCGTGCTGATCCAGGACGACAATATCCAGCGCTTCCTGCAGTCCTTCCCCGGCTCGTTCGTGCCGCTTTCCGATTCCATCGACATGTCGAAATTCGCCTCCTACAAGGTGGCGGCCGCGACCTATGAGGGGAAATCCTATTCCCTGCCCTTCGACTCCGGCGTGACCGGGCTGTTCTACCGCTCCGACTATCTGGAAGAAGCCGGTTACAAGCCGGAAGACGTCCAGGACATTACCTGGAACCGCCTGATCGAGATCGGCAAGGACGTGCTGGAAAAGACCGGCCACCAGCTCATCGACATGGACTACAATGATGACGGCCAGATCATCATGATGATGCAGTCCACCGGCCAGTGGTACCTCAAGGACGGGAACGAACCGAACATCATCGACAATCCGGCGCTCAAGGCTTCGCTGGAAACCTTCCAGGAAATGGCGCAGTCCGGCCTCATCAAGCCGGTTTCGGACTGGACGGGCTATACCGGCGCCTTCACTTCGGGCGAGGTGGCCATGGTGCCGCAGGGCGTCTGGATCACCGGCACCATCAAGTCCATGCCCGACCAGGCCGGCAAGTGGCGTGTGGCTCCCCTGCCGGCGCTCGATGGCGTCGATGGCGCGACCCACTATTCCAACAATGGCGGCTCGAGCTGGTATGTGCTGGCCTCCTCCCAGCATCAGGAAGAAGCCATCGACTTCCTCAAGACCGTCTGGGCCGAGGATGTCGATTTCTACCAGGGCATCCTGGTGAACCAGGGCGCCGTCGGCTCGCTGCTGGCCGCGCGTGAAGGCGACGCCTACAAGGCCAGCGACCCGTTCTTCAACGACGAGCCGGTGTGGCAGAACTTCTCGGACTGGCTGGCCCAGGTTCCGGCGGTCGATTACGGCACCTTCACGCCCGAAGCACGCCTGGCCGTGCGGGCGCAGCCCAACATCGCCAATGGTGGCGATATCGACCAGGCCCTGCAGGCCATCGACGCCCAGCTCCGCCAGCAGATGCAGTAG
- a CDS encoding ABC transporter ATP-binding protein — translation MSSLSLKGIRKFYGSLEVIKGVDLDIKSKEFVVFVGPSGCGKSTLLRMIAGLEHITSGELDIGGTRMNDVEPSKRGIAMVFQTYALYPHMTVRENMGFALRFAGVAKDQIARQVGDAARILALEPLLDRFPKELSGGQRQRVAIGRAIVRNPQVFLFDEPLSNLDAELRVHMRIEIARLHKELQTTIIYVTHDQVEAMTLADTIVVLRDGIIEQVGRPLDLYDDPANQFVAGFIGSPRMNFLPATIVDKATGKITVELTHHDKARLTLPVTSGVVGDPVIVGVRAEHFGMGGAGDIDITLDVDVAEHLGSTSYVYASAGGEALVVEREESRHENGNERITVSISADKAYIFDDKGHRLR, via the coding sequence ATGAGCAGCCTCAGCCTCAAAGGCATTCGCAAGTTCTACGGCTCGCTGGAAGTCATCAAGGGGGTGGACCTCGACATCAAGTCCAAGGAATTCGTGGTCTTCGTCGGCCCCTCCGGCTGCGGGAAATCCACTTTGCTGCGGATGATCGCCGGCCTCGAGCACATCACATCAGGCGAACTCGATATCGGCGGCACGCGCATGAACGATGTCGAGCCCTCCAAGCGCGGCATTGCCATGGTGTTCCAGACCTATGCGCTCTACCCGCATATGACGGTGCGCGAGAATATGGGCTTTGCCCTGCGCTTTGCCGGCGTCGCCAAGGACCAGATCGCCCGGCAGGTGGGCGATGCGGCGCGCATCCTGGCGCTGGAGCCGCTGCTCGACCGCTTCCCCAAGGAGCTTTCGGGCGGCCAGCGGCAGCGCGTCGCCATCGGCCGGGCCATCGTCCGCAATCCGCAGGTCTTCCTGTTCGACGAGCCGCTCAGCAACCTCGATGCCGAATTGCGCGTACATATGCGCATCGAGATCGCCCGGCTGCACAAGGAATTGCAGACCACAATCATCTACGTGACGCATGACCAGGTCGAGGCGATGACGCTGGCCGACACGATCGTGGTGCTGCGCGACGGCATTATCGAGCAGGTCGGGCGCCCACTCGACCTCTATGACGACCCGGCCAACCAGTTCGTGGCCGGCTTTATCGGCTCGCCCAGGATGAACTTTTTGCCCGCGACCATCGTGGACAAGGCGACCGGCAAGATCACAGTGGAGCTAACCCATCATGACAAGGCCCGCCTCACCCTGCCCGTCACCAGCGGCGTGGTCGGCGATCCGGTGATCGTGGGCGTACGCGCCGAGCATTTCGGCATGGGTGGCGCGGGCGATATCGACATCACGCTCGATGTGGACGTGGCCGAGCATCTGGGCTCGACCAGCTATGTCTATGCCAGCGCCGGCGGCGAGGCACTGGTGGTCGAGCGCGAGGAATCGCGCCACGAAAACGGCAATGAACGCATCACCGTCTCGATCAGCGCCGACAAGGCCTACATCTTCGACGACAAGGGCCACCGGCTGCGCTGA
- a CDS encoding helix-turn-helix domain-containing protein, whose translation MTERAYYEPGTNGVERLPTEMNMFHTSPLLMRSAHWHAQVEVNYIVRGWAHYRMSGHQVRFNAGDMALFWGGLPHCLDDASDDLIYAGGHLPLVHFFRLRLPQNVQSRLMQGATLITQATDAADPYNFARWNDYARSGDPMKAGMAVDELLLRIERVRFEPYALLPGPEAVVKAVDGLDHHSSPIVVRICDFIADNFREEIDSTDIALAADIHPKYAMNVFKKSTGMTLNDYVNLMRLSYAQALLMQDDANVLQVAMDSGFGSLSAFNKSFRKIAGMSPSDFRRDLRCRPSVPMARALSSAPMN comes from the coding sequence ATGACTGAAAGGGCTTATTACGAACCGGGGACCAATGGCGTAGAGCGCCTGCCGACCGAAATGAACATGTTTCATACCTCGCCACTGCTGATGCGGTCGGCACACTGGCATGCTCAGGTCGAGGTCAACTACATCGTGCGCGGCTGGGCCCATTACCGCATGAGCGGCCACCAGGTTCGCTTCAATGCCGGGGACATGGCGCTGTTCTGGGGTGGTTTGCCCCATTGCCTGGACGACGCTTCCGACGACCTGATCTATGCCGGCGGGCACCTGCCGCTGGTGCATTTCTTCCGGCTGCGTCTGCCGCAGAATGTGCAATCGCGGCTGATGCAGGGGGCGACGCTGATCACCCAGGCGACCGATGCCGCCGACCCCTACAATTTCGCCCGCTGGAACGACTATGCCCGTTCGGGCGACCCGATGAAGGCAGGCATGGCGGTGGACGAACTGCTGCTGCGCATCGAGCGCGTCCGTTTCGAGCCCTATGCCCTGCTGCCCGGCCCGGAAGCCGTGGTGAAGGCCGTGGATGGGCTGGACCACCATTCCTCGCCCATCGTGGTCCGCATCTGCGATTTCATCGCCGACAATTTCCGCGAGGAAATCGACTCGACCGACATTGCCCTGGCGGCCGACATCCATCCGAAATACGCGATGAACGTGTTCAAGAAATCGACCGGCATGACGCTGAACGATTATGTGAACCTCATGCGGCTCAGCTATGCTCAGGCCCTGCTGATGCAGGACGATGCGAATGTGCTGCAGGTCGCGATGGATAGCGGCTTTGGTTCACTCAGTGCATTCAACAAGTCGTTCCGCAAGATCGCCGGCATGTCGCCGTCCGATTTCCGCCGCGACCTGCGCTGCCGGCCCAGCGTGCCCATGGCCCGCGCCCTTTCCTCCGCGCCGATGAACTGA
- a CDS encoding flavohemoglobin expression-modulating QEGLA motif protein: MSAANDKLLAEFAKALEAGEPIRRDFGRGERLHIDRPLPFLVVHVGRRREPAALDVVTANSSYLLVRNLGTATAIIKLVAEAMTARFGAFILLDIGELARDLLASDADYLPPFEMSVSASGNGPIKQALLAFSAAVEQAEAKYRAPQIARPKIADDPAAKLARQLPDLASLTVRFAPIYRVPEPDAVYPELLERLVANIVDAGLRAVAAFVDATGSLALSSHRALGRRAFVDAVTRADRAIDEVAQSFDFLLAVTPINALAARAEFAENGSERAPRFLYRPLTIDISRQKKALFSVALDHFEDPVLTTLYREKQQELDLQLSLLSARETPRYVEFGRALYGPVEPSLLKAARKILDETKPRRGKRKGDGDDADVAFVERRARAMIKSYAGDYDGFSASVELRDDLPSGLMVSGGRLLISSNTTMARQRVEALLSHEVGVHLLTYFNGSAQGLRLFRSGLAGYEGVQEGLAVLAEYLVGGMTIARLRLIAARVVACADMLDGATFVDCYRLLVRDLGFSDAAAFNLALRVYRGGGLPKDAVYLRGLLEVLAHLRAGGSLDPFWMGKIAASHFGVMQELGTRGLLKAPRLLPQFLSHPEADKRLKAAYAGITPLEMSAN; this comes from the coding sequence ATGAGTGCCGCCAACGACAAGCTGCTGGCCGAGTTCGCCAAGGCGTTGGAGGCTGGCGAGCCCATCCGCCGCGATTTCGGTCGGGGCGAGCGGCTGCATATCGACCGGCCCCTGCCATTCCTCGTCGTGCATGTCGGACGCCGTCGCGAACCGGCCGCGCTGGATGTCGTCACTGCCAATTCGTCCTACCTGCTGGTCCGCAATCTCGGCACGGCCACCGCGATCATCAAGCTGGTCGCCGAGGCGATGACGGCGCGGTTCGGCGCCTTTATCCTGCTCGATATCGGCGAGCTGGCGCGCGACCTGCTGGCCAGCGACGCCGACTATCTGCCGCCCTTCGAAATGAGCGTGTCGGCCTCGGGCAATGGCCCGATCAAGCAGGCATTGCTGGCCTTTTCGGCCGCCGTCGAACAGGCCGAGGCAAAATATCGGGCGCCCCAGATCGCCCGGCCGAAAATCGCCGACGATCCGGCGGCGAAGTTGGCCCGCCAATTGCCCGACCTGGCCTCGTTGACGGTGCGTTTTGCGCCCATCTACCGGGTGCCGGAACCGGACGCGGTCTATCCCGAGCTGCTCGAGCGGCTGGTCGCCAATATCGTCGATGCCGGCCTGCGCGCGGTGGCCGCCTTTGTCGATGCCACCGGGAGCCTGGCCCTCTCGTCCCATCGCGCGCTCGGGCGCCGGGCCTTTGTCGATGCGGTGACCCGCGCCGACCGCGCTATCGACGAAGTGGCCCAGTCCTTCGATTTCCTGCTGGCCGTCACGCCGATCAACGCCTTGGCAGCCCGCGCCGAATTCGCCGAGAATGGCAGTGAGCGGGCGCCCCGTTTTCTCTACCGGCCACTGACCATCGATATATCCAGGCAGAAAAAGGCGCTGTTTTCCGTCGCGCTGGACCATTTCGAAGACCCGGTGCTGACCACGCTCTATCGTGAGAAACAGCAGGAACTCGACCTGCAACTCTCCCTGCTGTCAGCCCGCGAGACCCCGCGCTACGTCGAATTTGGCCGCGCGCTCTATGGTCCGGTCGAGCCGAGCCTGCTCAAGGCCGCCCGGAAAATCCTCGACGAAACCAAACCCCGCCGCGGCAAGCGCAAGGGCGATGGCGATGATGCCGACGTCGCCTTCGTGGAACGCCGCGCCCGCGCGATGATCAAGTCCTATGCCGGTGACTATGACGGCTTTTCGGCCAGCGTCGAACTGCGTGACGATCTGCCTTCGGGCCTGATGGTATCCGGCGGACGACTGCTGATATCGAGCAATACCACCATGGCCCGCCAACGGGTCGAAGCGCTGCTGAGCCACGAAGTCGGCGTGCATCTGTTGACCTATTTCAACGGCTCGGCCCAGGGCCTGCGCCTCTTCCGCTCGGGCCTGGCCGGCTATGAGGGTGTGCAGGAAGGCCTCGCCGTGCTGGCCGAATATCTGGTGGGCGGCATGACCATTGCGCGGCTGCGGCTCATCGCGGCGCGGGTCGTCGCCTGTGCCGACATGCTCGATGGCGCCACCTTCGTCGATTGCTATCGCCTTCTGGTGCGCGACCTCGGCTTTTCCGATGCAGCGGCCTTCAACCTGGCCTTGCGCGTCTATCGCGGCGGCGGCCTGCCCAAGGACGCGGTCTATCTGCGCGGCTTGCTCGAAGTGCTCGCCCATCTGCGGGCCGGCGGTTCGCTCGATCCCTTCTGGATGGGCAAGATCGCGGCCAGCCATTTCGGCGTCATGCAGGAATTGGGCACGCGCGGCCTGCTCAAGGCGCCGCGCCTGCTGCCCCAGTTTCTGTCCCATCCCGAGGCCGACAAGCGGCTCAAGGCGGCTTATGCCGGCATCACCCCACTAGAAATGTCGGCCAACTAG
- a CDS encoding N-formylglutamate amidohydrolase, whose amino-acid sequence MTYAPSHISPSASDLTAAIDKNALWSVDRAASPLIGTAIHNGHALRDEVAAIMGLDAAGRLREEDPFTAYAIRDVPNRIIFHRSRFEIDLNRDTEGAVYLRPDQAWGLDIWAQRPEDALVRRSLDVHAAYYAMLHQMLSAIAAEHGQFVLLDIHSYNHRRNGPDADPTPEADAPQINIGTISMDRARWAHVVDPFMDSLRGFSFRGQPMDVRENIAFEGRGEQTRFVHANFPDSGCAIAIEFKKFFMDEWTGEPDIEALEAMRAMITASLPVLLDSLKASA is encoded by the coding sequence ATGACTTACGCCCCGTCGCATATCTCGCCGAGCGCCAGTGACCTCACTGCCGCGATCGACAAAAACGCCCTCTGGTCCGTCGACCGCGCGGCCTCGCCGCTGATCGGCACCGCCATTCACAATGGCCATGCCCTGCGCGACGAAGTGGCCGCCATCATGGGTCTCGATGCGGCCGGGCGCCTGCGCGAGGAAGACCCCTTCACCGCCTATGCCATCCGCGACGTGCCCAATCGCATCATCTTCCATCGCTCGCGCTTCGAGATCGACCTCAACCGCGATACCGAAGGCGCCGTCTATCTGCGCCCCGACCAGGCCTGGGGCCTCGATATCTGGGCGCAGCGGCCTGAAGACGCACTGGTTCGGCGCTCGCTGGACGTTCACGCCGCCTACTATGCCATGCTGCACCAGATGCTGTCAGCCATTGCAGCCGAGCACGGCCAATTCGTGCTGCTCGACATCCACAGCTACAACCACCGCCGCAACGGTCCCGACGCCGATCCGACCCCGGAGGCCGACGCGCCGCAGATCAATATCGGCACGATCTCCATGGATCGCGCCCGCTGGGCCCATGTCGTCGATCCCTTCATGGACAGCCTGCGCGGCTTCTCCTTCCGCGGCCAGCCGATGGATGTGCGCGAAAACATCGCATTCGAGGGCAGGGGCGAACAGACCCGTTTCGTCCATGCCAATTTCCCCGATAGCGGCTGTGCCATCGCCATCGAGTTCAAGAAATTCTTCATGGACGAGTGGACGGGCGAGCCCGATATCGAGGCGCTGGAAGCCATGCGCGCCATGATCACCGCGTCGCTGCCCGTGCTGCTCGACAGTCTCAAGGCGTCTGCATGA